From the genome of Thermogutta terrifontis, one region includes:
- a CDS encoding ferritin, with product MLSAKLLQALNDQLNAELYSSYLYLAMAARCHALNLPGAAHWLEVQSKEESEHAKKIYEYIILRRGEVKLQAIQQPPNNWTKLSQLFDDVMAHEQHITKRILDLVKLAEQEGDVATQSFLRWFVDEQVEEEASVDAIVQRLKLVGDAPQGLFWIDRELAQRS from the coding sequence ATGCTGAGTGCAAAGCTACTGCAAGCTCTGAATGATCAGCTCAACGCCGAGTTGTATTCCTCCTATCTTTATCTAGCGATGGCCGCACGGTGCCATGCGCTCAACCTGCCCGGAGCGGCCCACTGGCTGGAAGTCCAGTCCAAAGAGGAGAGTGAACACGCCAAGAAGATTTACGAGTACATCATCCTTCGCCGGGGAGAGGTGAAGCTTCAGGCCATTCAGCAGCCACCCAATAACTGGACCAAACTGTCCCAGTTGTTTGACGACGTGATGGCCCATGAGCAGCATATCACCAAACGAATTCTTGATCTGGTGAAGCTGGCAGAGCAGGAAGGCGATGTGGCCACTCAGAGTTTCCTCCGCTGGTTCGTGGATGAACAGGTGGAGGAAGAGGCCTCCGTGGACGCGATTGTCCAGCGGTTGAAGCTGGTGGGGGATGCACCGCAGGGTCTGTTCTGGATTGATCGCGAACTGGCTCAGCGGAGCTGA
- a CDS encoding cupin domain-containing protein — protein MSNPEPAQNLFARPLELPQLLSVQSQAIVSRILVKHPSGSITLFAFDEGQSVEEHTAPFDAMIHVLEGEAEVSIAGEWHLVRAGEAILLPANVPHAIRAPKAFKMVLVMLRRPSQ, from the coding sequence ATGAGCAATCCGGAGCCTGCCCAGAACCTTTTTGCGCGGCCACTCGAACTTCCTCAATTGCTCAGTGTTCAGAGTCAGGCGATTGTAAGCCGGATCCTCGTCAAACACCCCAGCGGATCGATCACACTTTTCGCATTCGATGAGGGCCAGAGCGTTGAGGAGCACACGGCCCCGTTCGACGCGATGATCCACGTTCTGGAAGGTGAGGCCGAAGTGAGTATCGCCGGAGAATGGCACCTGGTGCGTGCGGGCGAGGCCATCCTTCTGCCTGCCAATGTTCCTCACGCAATCCGGGCCCCCAAGGCCTTCAAGATGGTGCTCGTGATGCTCCGTCGGCCTTCCCAATAG
- the hrpA gene encoding ATP-dependent RNA helicase HrpA, with translation MKKRAVALADGAKQGRGLNARAHSPQRERFPRTSSMSAGSAPLPSVFREVGRLRKLIAGTMRADRFRFAQRLRLLNHRANRGESLVSELDRLKSEIAASAELCRQRREAKPHVEILPHLPIAAQCEAIAAALQENPVVIVCGETGSGKSTQLPKLCLKMGRGIEAMIGHTQPRRIAARSIAARIAQEMGVTLGREVGYKVRFSDVTSPETYIKLMTDGILLAETQSDRFLEHYDTIIIDEAHERSLNIDFLLGYLRRLLQKRRDLKVIITSATLDAARFAEHFSWRGRPAPVIEVPGRSYPVEVRYRPPVPDEATGEADWQSAILAAMEEVLQEGPGDVLIFMPTERHIHETTQLLRRQATADPRFRELEILPLYARLSAAEQQRIFEPHSHRRVVVATNVAESSLTVPGIRYVIDPGVARLSRYSPRTKTQRLPIEPISQASAEQRKGRCGREGPGICIRLFSEEDLLQRDRYTPPEIVRTNLASVILQLMALNLGRVETFPFLDPPRADAIRDGYKTLFEIGAVDEDAKLTPLGRKLARLPVDPRIGRMILAAHDEGCLHEVLIIAAALEVDDPRLRPPERAAEADLCHAQFRHPESDFLGYLKLWDFYQSLKAKLSRSQMQKACQQNFLSYNRLREWSDIFRELQEIVAESGMKLNRRKDDPTAIHRAILTGLLSNVAMRHNRYEYTVAGGGKAVLWPGSGVFETKPAWVMAAELVETARRYLRVCARIDPAWVEELAPHLIKKTYVDPYWSRRYGAAMVYEKVLLFGLPVVPRRRVPLGPIDPQTAREMLIQHGLVEGEIECQAAFFEHNQRLVRDLETAQIKLRRLDLLLGQWAQFDFYDQRIPSHVYDLQGLLAWWKEACRENPKILHMQPSDVLKEELPADVSTRFPDHFIVEKAPMPLTYRFQPGHPEDGVTLTIPVEVFHHLDPRRLEWLVPGMVEPKVAALIRCLPKELRRRLVPIPEKARQAVELMRFGEGRFLPAVAEALSRISGEKIRLEDFQLDKIPPELQMSIKVVDDKGQVLAQGRDFWQLREKLGSRTTVAYSVIDDPVWTKDHLRDWPDQDLPEEVEVHRGGIPVKAFPMLVDARDSVSLRLADSAARAAYQTRFGLRRLLAFATQERLDPHWDWFPDRDRLRLIATQLPEFDFQDQLLLALVDRAFLDESLVGPWLIGQWGQLPRTRDEFRRLRHAGLQRLPLAIQEVLSLVRPLLDGYHQARLAVEKLTAPQWEEARRDIEEQLNELVRPGFLTHTPWNWLRQYPRYFQGICRRAEALQLGNAIRDRQALATFRPYWEAYLKRRQLHEEMDIFDPELIQLRWMLEEFRISLFAQALGTALPVSPQRLEKQLARVRG, from the coding sequence TTGAAAAAAAGAGCCGTCGCATTAGCCGATGGAGCGAAACAGGGCCGCGGCCTGAATGCCCGTGCTCATTCGCCGCAGCGGGAGCGATTCCCCCGCACCAGCAGCATGTCGGCAGGGTCAGCACCATTGCCATCCGTATTTCGGGAAGTTGGACGCCTTCGCAAACTGATCGCCGGCACCATGCGTGCCGACCGCTTTCGGTTTGCGCAGCGGTTGCGGCTTCTCAATCACCGGGCGAACCGGGGTGAATCCCTCGTCTCTGAACTCGACCGTTTGAAGAGCGAAATTGCTGCCTCGGCCGAACTCTGCCGTCAACGCCGGGAAGCCAAACCGCATGTGGAAATCCTTCCCCATCTACCGATCGCCGCTCAATGTGAAGCGATTGCCGCGGCCCTCCAGGAAAATCCGGTGGTCATTGTGTGCGGGGAAACGGGCTCGGGCAAATCGACCCAGCTTCCCAAACTGTGCCTGAAAATGGGGCGGGGTATTGAGGCGATGATCGGACATACGCAGCCCCGACGCATCGCCGCCCGCTCCATCGCCGCTCGCATTGCCCAGGAAATGGGCGTGACGCTCGGTCGTGAGGTGGGTTACAAAGTGAGGTTCTCCGACGTGACCTCCCCGGAGACCTACATCAAGCTCATGACCGACGGGATTCTCCTCGCGGAAACCCAATCGGATCGATTCCTCGAACATTACGACACGATCATCATCGACGAAGCCCATGAGCGGTCACTGAACATTGATTTTCTTCTGGGTTACCTGCGGCGTCTGTTGCAAAAGCGGCGGGATCTGAAGGTAATCATCACCTCCGCGACCCTGGATGCCGCGCGATTCGCCGAGCATTTTTCCTGGCGTGGCCGCCCTGCTCCGGTGATCGAAGTCCCCGGCCGATCCTATCCCGTGGAAGTTCGCTACCGCCCCCCTGTCCCGGACGAAGCCACCGGTGAGGCCGACTGGCAATCGGCGATCCTCGCCGCGATGGAAGAAGTCCTTCAGGAAGGCCCGGGGGATGTGCTCATCTTCATGCCCACGGAGCGGCACATTCACGAGACAACTCAACTCCTGCGGCGTCAGGCGACGGCTGATCCGCGTTTCCGAGAGTTGGAAATCCTCCCTCTCTATGCCCGGCTTTCTGCTGCCGAGCAGCAGCGGATCTTCGAGCCGCATTCGCACCGCCGGGTAGTGGTGGCCACCAATGTCGCCGAGTCATCGCTCACCGTCCCCGGGATTCGCTACGTGATCGACCCGGGAGTCGCCCGACTGAGTCGGTACTCTCCCCGCACCAAGACCCAGCGGTTGCCGATCGAACCGATTTCACAGGCCTCCGCGGAGCAGCGGAAAGGTCGCTGCGGCCGGGAGGGGCCCGGCATCTGCATTCGACTTTTCAGCGAAGAGGACCTTCTGCAACGCGATCGCTACACCCCGCCCGAGATCGTCCGCACCAACCTGGCCTCGGTGATCCTCCAGCTTATGGCGCTCAATCTGGGCCGGGTGGAAACATTTCCTTTCCTTGATCCTCCCCGGGCCGATGCAATCCGGGACGGATACAAGACCCTTTTCGAAATCGGTGCGGTGGACGAGGACGCAAAGTTGACCCCTTTGGGACGCAAACTTGCGCGACTGCCCGTCGATCCGCGCATCGGGCGAATGATTCTTGCTGCCCACGATGAAGGATGCCTTCACGAGGTGCTCATCATTGCGGCAGCTCTGGAGGTGGATGATCCGCGGCTCCGTCCTCCCGAGCGGGCGGCCGAGGCCGACCTCTGCCATGCCCAGTTCCGCCATCCGGAGTCCGACTTCCTCGGCTATCTCAAACTCTGGGACTTCTATCAGTCCCTGAAAGCCAAGCTCTCCCGGAGCCAAATGCAAAAGGCCTGCCAGCAGAATTTCCTGTCCTACAATCGACTCCGTGAGTGGTCGGATATTTTTCGCGAATTGCAGGAGATCGTGGCCGAGTCCGGGATGAAACTCAACCGCCGCAAGGACGATCCCACGGCAATCCACCGGGCGATCCTCACCGGACTGTTGTCCAACGTGGCCATGCGGCACAACCGCTACGAGTACACCGTGGCCGGAGGTGGCAAGGCCGTTCTCTGGCCGGGGTCCGGCGTCTTTGAAACCAAACCTGCCTGGGTGATGGCCGCCGAACTGGTGGAAACCGCCCGCCGCTATCTGCGGGTGTGCGCCAGGATCGATCCCGCCTGGGTGGAAGAACTCGCGCCCCATCTGATCAAAAAAACCTACGTGGATCCGTACTGGAGTCGGCGTTACGGGGCGGCCATGGTCTATGAGAAAGTGCTCCTTTTCGGCTTGCCCGTCGTGCCCCGACGACGAGTCCCGCTGGGACCTATCGATCCTCAAACCGCTCGGGAAATGCTCATTCAGCACGGTCTCGTGGAGGGCGAAATCGAGTGCCAGGCGGCCTTTTTCGAGCACAACCAGCGGCTGGTGCGAGACCTGGAAACCGCCCAGATCAAGCTCCGACGCCTGGACCTGCTTCTCGGTCAATGGGCTCAGTTCGACTTCTACGACCAGCGGATCCCCTCGCACGTGTACGATCTCCAGGGACTCCTCGCCTGGTGGAAGGAAGCGTGCAGGGAAAATCCGAAAATTCTCCACATGCAACCGTCGGACGTCCTGAAGGAGGAGCTACCGGCCGACGTGTCCACGCGTTTTCCCGACCACTTCATCGTGGAAAAGGCCCCCATGCCTCTGACCTATCGCTTCCAGCCGGGACATCCCGAAGATGGGGTCACCCTCACCATCCCCGTGGAAGTTTTCCATCACCTGGACCCGCGACGTTTGGAGTGGCTGGTCCCGGGGATGGTGGAACCGAAGGTGGCCGCCCTCATCAGGTGCCTCCCCAAGGAACTACGTCGGCGATTGGTGCCCATCCCCGAGAAAGCGCGGCAAGCCGTGGAGCTGATGCGGTTCGGAGAAGGCCGATTCCTGCCGGCTGTGGCGGAAGCCCTCTCGCGGATTTCTGGTGAAAAAATCCGTCTGGAGGATTTCCAGCTTGACAAGATCCCCCCTGAACTGCAAATGTCCATCAAGGTGGTGGACGATAAGGGACAGGTTCTGGCACAGGGCCGGGACTTCTGGCAACTGCGTGAAAAATTGGGAAGCCGGACCACGGTCGCCTATTCGGTCATCGACGATCCCGTCTGGACGAAAGACCATCTCCGTGATTGGCCCGATCAGGACCTCCCCGAAGAAGTGGAAGTACACCGCGGCGGCATTCCGGTGAAGGCGTTCCCGATGCTGGTGGACGCGAGGGACTCGGTGTCCTTACGACTGGCCGACAGTGCCGCCCGGGCGGCCTACCAGACCCGGTTCGGTCTCCGCCGCCTGCTCGCCTTCGCCACCCAGGAACGTCTCGATCCCCATTGGGATTGGTTTCCCGATCGGGATCGCCTCCGGCTCATCGCAACGCAACTTCCGGAATTCGACTTCCAGGACCAGCTTCTCCTTGCCCTCGTCGATCGCGCGTTCCTGGACGAGAGTCTGGTTGGGCCGTGGCTGATCGGGCAGTGGGGCCAGCTTCCCCGGACCCGCGACGAGTTCCGACGTCTCCGTCACGCCGGTCTGCAACGCTTGCCGCTGGCCATCCAGGAAGTGCTGTCGCTGGTTCGGCCGCTTCTTGATGGCTACCACCAGGCACGTCTGGCCGTTGAAAAACTCACTGCGCCCCAATGGGAAGAGGCCCGCCGGGATATCGAGGAGCAATTGAACGAGCTGGTGCGTCCCGGATTCTTAACCCACACGCCATGGAACTGGCTTCGCCAGTATCCGCGGTATTTCCAGGGAATTTGTCGTCGGGCGGAAGCCCTGCAACTGGGCAATGCGATCCGTGACCGGCAGGCCCTGGCCACCTTCCGCCCCTACTGGGAAGCGTACCTTAAGCGCCGTCAACTTCACGAGGAAATGGACATTTTCGATCCCGAACTGATTCAGCTCCGCTGGATGCTGGAAGAATTCCGCATTTCCCTCTTTGCCCAGGCACTGGGTACCGCCCTGCCTGTGTCTCCGCAACGGCTGGAAAAGCAACTCGCCCGCGTCCGGGGATAG